In Virgibacillus sp. NKC19-16, a single genomic region encodes these proteins:
- the sdhB gene encoding succinate dehydrogenase iron-sulfur subunit, which yields MAEEQTVTFIITRQDDPESAPYEETFNVPYRKNMNVISGLMAIRENPVNANGEDTAPVYWDMNCLEEVCGACSMVINGTAAQSCAALVDDLEQPIRLAPMDTFPVVRDLIVDREGMFDALKQIKAWIPIDGTYDLGPGPRMPEKKRQWAYELSKCMTCGVCLEACPNVNDKSNFIGPAALSQVRLFNSHPTGEMNASERLEGLMEDGGIDGCGNAQNCVQVCPKGIPLTTSIAAMNRSTNIQAFKSFFGSDNAH from the coding sequence ATGGCTGAAGAACAAACAGTAACATTTATCATAACAAGACAAGATGACCCGGAATCAGCCCCATATGAGGAAACGTTTAATGTCCCTTATCGTAAAAATATGAATGTTATTTCCGGATTAATGGCAATTCGAGAAAATCCGGTAAACGCAAATGGGGAAGACACGGCACCGGTTTATTGGGATATGAATTGCCTCGAAGAAGTCTGCGGTGCTTGTTCCATGGTCATTAATGGTACTGCCGCGCAATCCTGTGCAGCTTTAGTTGATGATTTAGAACAGCCGATTCGTCTAGCACCGATGGACACGTTTCCGGTTGTCCGTGATTTGATTGTGGATCGTGAGGGCATGTTCGACGCTCTGAAACAAATCAAAGCATGGATTCCAATTGATGGTACGTATGATCTTGGGCCAGGACCCCGTATGCCGGAGAAAAAACGTCAATGGGCATATGAGCTGTCAAAATGTATGACATGCGGTGTTTGCCTGGAAGCTTGTCCAAATGTGAATGATAAGTCAAACTTTATTGGACCAGCTGCTCTGTCACAGGTTCGTTTATTTAACTCTCATCCAACAGGTGAAATGAATGCTAGTGAGAGATTAGAAGGTTTAATGGAAGATGGAGGAATTGATGGTTGCGGAAATGCCCAAAACTGTGTACAGGTTTGTCCTAAAGGTATTCCATTAACAACTTCCATTGCTGCAATGAATCGTTCAACGAATATTCAAGCATTCAAGAGTTTCTTTGGCAGTGATAATGCACACTAA
- the sdhA gene encoding succinate dehydrogenase flavoprotein subunit gives MSNRKIAVVGGGLAGLMATIKAAEAGVNVDLFSIVPVKRSHSVCAQGGINGAVDTKGEGDSPEIHLDDTIYGGDFLANQPPVKAMADAAPSIINMLDRMGVMFNRTPEGLLDFRRFGGTQHHRTAYAGATTGQQLLYALDEQVRRYEVEGLVTKYEGWEFLEAVIDEEGVGKGIVAQDITSHEIKSFPSDATIFATGGPGIIFGKSTNSMINTGAAASTLYQQGAAYANGEFIQIHPTAIPGDDKLRLMSESARGEGGRIWTYKDGEPWYFLEEKYPAYGNLVPRDIATREIFDVCVNQKLGINGENMVYLDLSHKDPKELDIKLGGIIEIYEKFVGEDPRKVPMKIFPAVHYSMGGLWVDYDQMTSIPGIFAAGECDYSQHGGNRLGANSLLSAIHGGNVAGPSAIKYIDGLETHVEDLPPELFEAKEKEEQDKFEALLKMEGKENAYRLHKELGEWMTDNVTVVRDNEKLLQTDEKIVELLERWENIGINDTARWSNQGVMFMRQLKNMLHLARVITMGAYNRNESRGAHYKPEFPERNDEEWLKTTIANFDHETESPVISYEEVDTSLIKPRKRDYSKQK, from the coding sequence TGGCGGACTTGCCGGTTTAATGGCAACAATTAAAGCAGCCGAGGCAGGCGTAAATGTAGACCTCTTTTCTATTGTACCTGTAAAACGTTCTCACTCTGTATGTGCGCAAGGCGGAATAAATGGTGCAGTTGATACAAAAGGGGAAGGTGATTCACCTGAAATTCACTTAGATGATACTATTTATGGTGGGGACTTTCTCGCAAACCAGCCACCGGTCAAAGCGATGGCTGACGCAGCACCGAGTATTATAAATATGCTTGATCGAATGGGAGTTATGTTTAATCGTACACCGGAAGGATTGCTAGATTTTCGTCGTTTCGGTGGGACACAACATCATCGTACAGCCTATGCCGGTGCAACTACAGGACAGCAACTTTTATACGCATTGGATGAACAGGTCCGCCGTTATGAGGTAGAGGGCTTGGTAACAAAATATGAAGGCTGGGAATTCCTCGAGGCGGTCATAGATGAAGAAGGTGTGGGAAAAGGGATTGTAGCTCAGGATATTACATCGCATGAAATAAAATCCTTCCCTTCAGATGCTACTATTTTTGCAACAGGTGGTCCCGGAATCATTTTTGGAAAGTCAACAAACTCGATGATCAACACAGGCGCTGCTGCTAGTACTTTGTATCAGCAAGGCGCAGCATATGCAAATGGTGAGTTTATTCAAATTCATCCGACAGCAATACCTGGTGATGATAAATTACGACTCATGAGTGAATCAGCTCGTGGTGAAGGTGGACGTATCTGGACATATAAAGACGGGGAACCTTGGTATTTCCTGGAAGAAAAATATCCAGCATATGGCAACCTTGTACCGCGTGATATTGCAACAAGAGAAATATTTGATGTTTGTGTGAATCAGAAACTCGGAATTAATGGCGAAAATATGGTTTATCTTGATTTATCACATAAAGATCCAAAAGAATTGGATATTAAGCTTGGTGGAATCATCGAAATTTATGAAAAATTTGTTGGAGAAGATCCACGCAAAGTACCAATGAAAATTTTCCCGGCTGTTCATTACTCGATGGGCGGGTTATGGGTAGACTATGACCAAATGACAAGTATCCCGGGAATATTTGCAGCCGGAGAATGTGACTATTCACAACATGGAGGAAATCGTTTAGGTGCTAACTCCTTACTATCTGCTATTCATGGTGGTAATGTTGCAGGCCCTAGTGCGATTAAATATATTGACGGATTAGAGACACATGTTGAAGATCTCCCGCCTGAACTCTTTGAAGCAAAAGAGAAAGAAGAACAAGATAAGTTCGAAGCGCTTTTGAAAATGGAAGGCAAAGAAAACGCCTACCGTCTTCACAAAGAGCTTGGGGAATGGATGACTGACAATGTCACAGTAGTACGTGACAATGAAAAACTCCTGCAAACAGATGAAAAAATTGTTGAGCTCTTAGAGCGCTGGGAGAACATTGGTATAAATGATACAGCACGTTGGAGCAACCAGGGTGTCATGTTTATGCGTCAATTAAAAAACATGCTTCATTTAGCTCGAGTAATTACCATGGGTGCTTATAACCGTAATGAAAGTCGTGGAGCACATTACAAACCTGAATTCCCTGAACGAAATGATGAGGAATGGTTGAAAACGACAATTGCGAATTTTGACCATGAGACTGAGTCGCCTGTAATAAGCTACGAGGAAGTTGATACATCATTGATTAAACCTCGTAAGCGTGATTATTCTAAACAAAAGTGA
- a CDS encoding MarR family winged helix-turn-helix transcriptional regulator: protein MDNDISTEAIVDVEKRLRYIAGIIKQNGRKILNNYPITSPQFVAIQWLMDEGDLTIGELSKRISLAFSTTTDLVDRMEKNSLVERVRDSNDRRVVRIHVLDKGKTIVHEVIAKRQEYLGEVLDKFSDGQTQTLSELLAFLYDEMKSVNEK, encoded by the coding sequence TTGGATAACGATATATCAACAGAAGCAATTGTAGATGTAGAAAAAAGACTTAGATATATTGCTGGTATTATAAAACAAAATGGACGTAAAATATTAAACAATTATCCTATTACCTCACCACAATTTGTCGCCATACAATGGTTGATGGATGAAGGCGATTTAACAATTGGCGAGTTATCAAAACGAATAAGTCTGGCTTTTAGTACAACAACAGACTTAGTGGATCGAATGGAGAAAAACAGCCTTGTTGAACGAGTTCGCGATTCTAATGACAGGCGTGTCGTTCGCATTCATGTATTAGATAAGGGGAAGACCATCGTTCACGAAGTAATTGCTAAACGTCAGGAATACTTAGGTGAGGTATTAGATAAGTTCTCTGACGGGCAAACACAGACGTTAAGCGAGCTATTAGCGTTTCTATATGATGAAATGAAAAGTGTAAATGAAAAATAA
- a CDS encoding helix-turn-helix domain-containing protein, with translation MKDNSYKPKQLLTKREKEVFELLVQDKTTKEIAQDLFISEKTVRNHISNAMQKLGVKGRSQAVVELLRMGELKL, from the coding sequence TTGAAGGACAATTCGTATAAACCGAAGCAATTATTAACGAAGCGTGAGAAAGAAGTATTCGAACTCTTAGTTCAGGATAAAACAACAAAGGAAATTGCCCAGGATCTGTTTATATCTGAAAAAACTGTCCGTAACCACATTTCAAATGCTATGCAGAAGTTAGGAGTCAAGGGGCGTTCTCAGGCAGTAGTTGAGCTCCTTCGCATGGGGGAACTAAAGCTTTAG
- the racE gene encoding glutamate racemase, which produces MERAIGVIDSGVGGLTVAHELMRQLPKEKLIYLGDTARCPYGPRSKAEVQKFTWEMVEFLLEKDIKMLVVACNTATAFTLKDLQDNLNIPVIGVIQPGARAAIKFTKNNHVGVIGTEGTIRSEAYTNALKHIKSEIHVNALACPLFVPMIEQGILYGDQADKIVADTLEPMKVKNHMDTLILGCTHYPLIKNTIQAVIGDKVTVISSSEETARETSTMLEVHQLLNKSNQIPVHQFFTTGDMDIFMKISESIFQHPTSHMVTIKKAAIG; this is translated from the coding sequence TTGGAGAGAGCAATTGGAGTTATCGATTCCGGTGTTGGCGGCTTAACTGTAGCACATGAGCTTATGCGTCAACTGCCCAAAGAGAAACTAATTTACCTTGGAGATACAGCAAGATGCCCTTATGGTCCAAGATCAAAAGCAGAAGTGCAAAAATTCACATGGGAAATGGTAGAATTTTTGCTGGAAAAAGATATTAAAATGCTTGTTGTCGCATGCAATACGGCAACAGCTTTTACGTTAAAAGATCTGCAGGATAATTTAAATATTCCAGTTATAGGTGTGATTCAGCCTGGCGCTCGTGCTGCAATTAAATTCACAAAAAACAACCATGTTGGTGTGATCGGAACGGAAGGTACAATCAGAAGTGAAGCATACACAAATGCGCTGAAACATATTAAATCAGAGATTCATGTAAATGCATTAGCCTGTCCTTTGTTTGTACCAATGATTGAACAAGGTATATTGTATGGAGATCAGGCTGACAAAATTGTGGCAGATACTTTAGAACCAATGAAAGTAAAGAATCATATGGATACATTAATTCTTGGGTGTACCCATTATCCATTGATAAAAAATACGATACAGGCAGTAATCGGCGATAAGGTGACTGTAATTTCATCAAGCGAAGAGACGGCTAGAGAAACAAGTACGATGTTAGAGGTTCATCAGTTATTAAATAAGAGTAATCAGATTCCGGTGCATCAATTCTTCACAACTGGTGATATGGATATTTTTATGAAAATATCAGAAAGCATTTTCCAACATCCAACTTCCCACATGGTAACAATTAAAAAAGCGGCCATTGGCTAA